One region of Fragaria vesca subsp. vesca linkage group LG4, FraVesHawaii_1.0, whole genome shotgun sequence genomic DNA includes:
- the LOC101305743 gene encoding probable plastid-lipid-associated protein 6, chloroplastic-like, protein MASLTCLPYTLLPIVSPSSSFTSSSCSAATCLVPSNPKRCRVGLQSSRSRQRFGLSTRAAVDGVSAMDEVSGLAKDAVDDVTSLGRSPLKLKLLTAVAGLNKGLAASEDDLRKADAAAKELEAAGGPVDLSTDIDKLQGRWKLVYSSAFSSRTLGGSRPGPPIGRLLPITLGQVFQRIDILSKDFDNIVELQLGAPWPLPPIEVTATLAHKFELIGSARVKIVFDKTTVKTTGSLSQLPPLEIPRIPDGLRPSSNSGSGEFEVTYVDADTRITRGDRDELRVFVIA, encoded by the exons ATGGCTTCTCTAACATGTCTTCCTTATACTCTTCTACCCATTGTCTCTCCCTCTTCTTCTTTTACTTCTTCTTCTTGTTCTGCTGCCACATGTCTTGTTCCGAGCAACCCAAAACGGTGTCGTGTCGGTTTGCAGAGCAGCCGGAGCAGACAAAGATTTGGTCTGAGTACTAGAGCTGCTGTGGACGGGGTTTCGGCTATGGACGAGGTTTCTGGATTAGCTAAAGACGCCGTGGATGACGTCACGTCTCTGGGAAGATCGCCGTTAAAGCTCAAGTTGTTG ACTGCTGTTGCTGGGCTAAATAAGGGTCTTGCAGCGAGTGAGGATGATCTACGAAAGGCAGATGCTGCTGCGAAGGAGCTTGAAGCTGCTGGAGGCCCAGTGGATCTCTCAACTGATATCGATAAACTACAAGGGAGATGGAAACTGGTATATAGCAGTGCATTTTCTTCCCGAACTCTTGGTGGGAGCCGCCCTGGGCCTCCCATTGGAAGGCTCCTCCCAATTACTCTTGGCCAG GTATTCCAACGGATTGACATCTTGAGCAAAGACTTCGATAACATAGTGGAGCTTCAACTAGGTGCTCCATGGCCCCTGCCGCCTATTGAAGTAACTGCCACGTTAGCCCACAAATTCGAACTCATAG GTTCCGCAAGGGTTAAGATTGTATTTGACAAAACCACTGTAAAGACAACCGGAAGCTTATCACAACTGCCTCCATTAGAGATTCCTAGGATACCTGATGGACTAAGGCCATCATCTAACAGTGGGAGCGGTGAATTTGAAGTAACCTATGTCGATGCCGATACCCGCATTACCAGAGGAGATAGAGACGAGCTAAGGGTTTTCGTAATTGCTTGA